Genomic DNA from Acidobacteriota bacterium:
TCGAGCCCTTCGCCGAGCTTGAAGCGGGTGAAGGTGAGGATCTCGCCCTTGCCCCCGAGCTCCTTCCCCTTGCTCTCGACGTACTTGCCCACCGTTTTCGACTCGTCCTTGACGAACTCCTGCTCGACCAGCACGACTTCCTGGTACCACTTCTCGAGCTTGCCGGAGACGATCTTGTCGACGAACTCGGCCGGCCGCCCCGAGGCGAGCGCCTGGGTCTTCGCGATGTCCCGCTCGTTGGCCAGGACGTCGTCGGTGACCTCGGATCTCGTCGTGAAGCGCGGATCGAGCGCCGCGGCATGCATCGCCACGTCCGTCGCAACGGTTTTCCACTCTTCGGCATCGCCGCCTTCGTGCTTCAGCTTGACGAGCACGCCGACGCGGCCGTTCGAGTGAAGGTACGAGCCGATGACCTCATCATCCTTCGCCTCGAATCGCTCGAAGCGGCGGAGCGAGATGTTTTCGCCGATCTTCGCGATCTTCGAGCTGATCTCCTCGCGGAAGGTCTGGCCACCGGGCCCTTTGGCATCCAGCACCTGCTCGACGTTCTGGTAATCGTTGTCGAGGATCGCCTTCGTCAGGCTCTGGAGAAGCGCCTGGAAATCGTCGTTCCGAGCGACGAAGTCGGTCTCGCAGTTGAGCTCGACCATCGCGGCCTCGCGGTCGCGGGCCTCGATCGAGATCAGGCCCTCGCTCGTGATCCGGCCCGCCTTCTTGTTGGCTGCGGCGAGACCCTTCTTCCGAAGGATCGTGACCGCCTCTTCCATGTCGCCGTTCGACTCGACGAGTGCCTTCTTGCAGTCGAGCATTCCCGCGCCCGTACGCTCGCGCAGGTCGCGGATCATGTCAGCAGTGACGTCTGCCATTGGTATACCTCCTGGGGTTGGGAAGCGGGCGGGTCTTCGGAATCGAGACCCGCCCGGAGTTCGCGTTGTGGAGTGGAGCGCCGCCGGCTCAGTTGACCGGGACGGCCGTTTCACCGGCCTTGGCT
This window encodes:
- the tsf gene encoding translation elongation factor Ts; the protein is MADVTADMIRDLRERTGAGMLDCKKALVESNGDMEEAVTILRKKGLAAANKKAGRITSEGLISIEARDREAAMVELNCETDFVARNDDFQALLQSLTKAILDNDYQNVEQVLDAKGPGGQTFREEISSKIAKIGENISLRRFERFEAKDDEVIGSYLHSNGRVGVLVKLKHEGGDAEEWKTVATDVAMHAAALDPRFTTRSEVTDDVLANERDIAKTQALASGRPAEFVDKIVSGKLEKWYQEVVLVEQEFVKDESKTVGKYVESKGKELGGKGEILTFTRFKLGEGLEKRAENFAEEVAKQVGA